In Nitrososphaerales archaeon, the following are encoded in one genomic region:
- the acsC gene encoding acetyl-CoA decarbonylase/synthase complex subunit gamma has product MPAKVISPIEVYKYLPKTNCKECGEPNCMAFAVKLVNREIELNKCTPLLKEEYKEAYRKLWEMLKPPVKEVEIGVGDKRVKIGGKYVIHRHELTYNNPTAIAIDISDDMSEEEILRRIKKVQEFRFTYIGTTLKLDMLALRSVSNDKARFKEMVTFVANNTDLPLILCSFNPTIMEAGLRVVGDRKPLIYAATKENWREFLEFASIYKCPLAVFAPNDLKMLGSLTKTLIENGVSDLVLDPGTVPKGGLANTLNAFTMLRWRAINEGDEALGFPLMGTPITAWMVMDGDPSLKAWWEACIANMLILRFADLLIMHSLDGWSLLPTMILRQNIYNDPRKPVSVTPGLRVFGNPDEYSPVFMTTNFALTFYTVKSDIEAGKVDCYLLVVNSEGIAVECAVAGRKITPESIAEELLKSEVDKKVKHRILVIPGKAARLAGAIEDATKLTWKVVVGPMDSSEIPKFVANEWKRIVQSAQ; this is encoded by the coding sequence ATGCCTGCCAAAGTCATCAGCCCGATCGAAGTCTACAAATACCTACCTAAAACGAATTGTAAAGAGTGTGGCGAACCGAACTGCATGGCATTCGCCGTTAAACTTGTAAATAGAGAGATTGAGCTCAACAAGTGTACCCCTCTACTCAAAGAAGAATACAAAGAAGCCTATAGAAAGTTGTGGGAGATGTTAAAGCCTCCGGTCAAGGAGGTAGAGATCGGGGTTGGGGATAAAAGGGTCAAGATAGGGGGCAAGTATGTTATACATCGCCACGAATTGACCTACAACAATCCGACGGCGATCGCGATAGATATCTCAGACGATATGTCTGAAGAAGAGATATTGAGGAGAATCAAGAAGGTGCAAGAATTTCGCTTTACTTATATAGGTACAACGCTGAAGTTAGATATGCTCGCCTTAAGATCTGTATCGAACGATAAAGCGAGATTTAAGGAGATGGTTACATTCGTTGCTAACAATACCGATCTACCTTTGATACTCTGCTCCTTCAATCCTACGATCATGGAGGCTGGGTTAAGGGTCGTTGGTGATAGAAAGCCACTCATCTACGCAGCAACCAAAGAGAATTGGAGAGAGTTCTTAGAATTTGCATCTATTTACAAGTGCCCACTAGCTGTATTTGCACCCAACGATCTAAAGATGCTCGGCTCCCTTACAAAGACGTTGATCGAGAATGGGGTGAGTGATCTGGTACTCGATCCGGGAACTGTGCCTAAAGGTGGTTTAGCGAATACTTTGAATGCCTTTACGATGTTACGCTGGAGGGCTATTAATGAAGGTGATGAAGCCCTCGGTTTCCCATTGATGGGGACTCCGATTACCGCTTGGATGGTTATGGATGGTGATCCGAGCTTAAAGGCCTGGTGGGAGGCTTGCATCGCCAATATGCTGATACTAAGATTTGCCGATCTTCTAATAATGCACAGTCTAGATGGATGGTCTCTACTACCGACGATGATCCTCAGGCAGAATATTTACAACGATCCGAGAAAGCCCGTCTCTGTTACACCAGGGTTGAGAGTATTTGGCAACCCTGATGAATATTCGCCAGTATTCATGACGACGAACTTCGCTTTAACATTCTATACGGTCAAATCGGATATTGAAGCTGGAAAGGTGGACTGCTATCTATTGGTTGTAAATAGCGAGGGGATAGCTGTGGAATGTGCCGTTGCTGGGAGGAAGATAACTCCGGAGTCGATCGCTGAGGAGTTGTTAAAGTCAGAAGTCGATAAGAAGGTCAAGCATCGAATACTGGTCATACCGGGTAAGGCGGCACGTCTGGCTGGTGCGATCGAAGACGCGACAAAGCTCACATGGAAGGTAGTCGTTGGCCCTATGGATTCATCGGAGATTCCAAAGTTCGTCGCTAATGAGTGGAAGAGGATCGTACAATCTGCCCAATAA